GATCGACTCGATCGAGGACATGCGCCGCGTGTTCGACGGCATCCCGCTCGACCAGGTGTCCACGTCCATGACGATCAACGCGCCCGCCGCCGTGCTGCTGCTCCTCTACGAGCTCGTGGGCGAGGAGCAGGGCGTGCCCGCCGAGCAGCTCCGCGGCACCACCCAGAACGACATCCTCAAGGAGTACATCGCGCGCGGGAACTTCATCTACCCGCCCGAGCCGGCGATGCGCCTCACCACGGACCTCTTCGCGTACTGCCGCGAGCGCGTGCCGAAGTGGAACACGATCTCCATCTCGGGCTACCACATGCGCGAGAAGGGCTGTTCCGCGGTGCAGGAGGTGGGCTTCACGCTCGCCAACGGGATCGCGTACGTGCAGGCGGCGATCGACGCCGGCCTCGCCGTGGACGAGTTCGCCCCGCGGCTCGCGTTCTTCTTCAACGGGCACAACAACGTGTTCCAGGAGGTGGCGAAGTTCCGCGCCGCGCGGCGCATGTGGGCGCGCATCATGCGCGAGCGCTTCGGCTCCGAGAACCCGCGCTCGCAGACGATGCGCTTCCACACCCAGACCGGCGGCGTGACGCTGGCGGCTCAGCAGCCGGAGAACAACATCGTGCGCGTGGCGCTGCAGGGCTTTGCCGCGGTGTGCGGCGGCACGCAGTCCCTGCACACCAACGGCTTCGACGAGGCGCTGGCGCTGCCCACCGAGCGGGCCGCGCGCATCGCGCTGCGCACGCAACAGATCATCGCGCACGAGTCCGGCGCCACAGACTCGGTCGACCCGTTCGCGGGCTCCTACTTCGTGGAGGCTCTCACGGACGAGATCGAGGAGCGGGCGCAGGAGCTGATCGACAAGGTGGAATCGCAGGGCGGCTCCGTGCAGGCGATCCCGTTCATCCGCGCGGAGGTCGAGGAGTCGGCCTGGGGCTACGAGGAGCGCTACCGCATCAAGCAGGACATCGTGGTGGGCGTGAACGAGTTCGTCACCGACACGGTGGACGACGTGGAGATCCTGCGTGTGGATCCCGAGTCCGAGCGCCAGCAGGTGGAGCGCCTCAAGGCGTTCAAGGCGAATCGCGACCAGGACGCCGTGCAGAAGCGCCTCGAGGAGCTTCGCGAGGTGGCGAAGGGCGATGCGAACCTGCTCCACCCGATCCGCGCCGCGCTGGCCGAGAGCGCCACGATCGGCGAGGTCTGCGGGGTGATGCGGGATGAGTTCGGGGAATACAGCGAGGCCTAGCGAGGCCTGACGGCCTCGAGCGGGCAGAGTTGCGGAGTTGCGGAATTGCAGGGCGGTTCCCGTTTGGAGGAATCGACCTGGGCCGGTTGAAAGCCTCCCACGATGGCGACCGTCGAGGTTTCTCGAACACTCGTCAAGTCACCGCCGGAGCTGTGGGCTGAGCTCGAAGGCGATTGCCTCTCGAAGGCGGTCGGCGAGGTGACCATCCGCCCGACCGAACCGGAACGCGCGCTGGCCTGGGAGGCCGATGGGGCGAGCGGAACCGCGGTTCTGGAGCCGGCCGGATGGGGCACCAAGCTCACCATCTGCGCCGAGGTGGAGGAACTCGTGGCCGACCTCGGCTTCTGGGCCCGCATGCGCGGCGCGAAGCCGGTGTCCGTGCCGCGGCACCCGGACATGGAGCAGCGCCTCACCGCACTCCTCGACGACCTGGGCGCCGCGCACCGCAAGCCGTTCGTGCGCGAATAGCTCGCGGCGGCTCTAGCGCTTCAGCGTGATCTTGCGGCTCAGCCGGCCGACGTTCCCCGCGGCGTCCTTCGACGTGACCTTCAGCGTGATCTTCACCTGACGGGCGCGCCGCAGGTTCTTACGCGCCCGCTTGGAGAACTTGATGGTCACCGTCTTGCGCGCGCCGGCGTTCAACGACACCGACTTCTTCCCGATGCTCACGGTCCGCGTGATGTGGAACTGCTTGGCCACCTTGCCGGTGAGCAAGACCTGGAAGGTGCTGCGGCAGGGCTCGTCGCACGTCTCCGTGACCTTGAGGCCGTGGGCGAGCACGTTGCGCAGCTTCTGCCGCTTGATCTTGAGCTTCACGTGCGGCGGCGTTATGTCCGGCGGAGGGGCCTGCACGTTGATTCCCACGAGCGCGTCCGTGGTGCCGCCCTCGTCGTCCACCACCCTCAGGCCGACGTTGAGAGCCCCCACCGCGCCATAGGCGTGCGTGACGGTGGGGGCGGCGCCGGTGTCCGTCTCGAATGTCCCGTTGCCGTCGAGGTCCCATTGGTAGTCCACGATCGTGCCGTCGGGATCCGATGAGCCGGCGGACGTGAAAGTCACCGGCGCACCCACCAGTACAGGGTTCGGAGAGGCCGCGATTGCCGCGGCAGGCCGCTGGTTGGCGGTGAACGAGAAGTTCTGGGTCCGCCACGCGGGGTCGTCTGGGACGAACGGGGTGGGGCCGTTCGTCTGGCTCGAGCCCCAGATGAGGTCGGGGGCGAGCGGGTCCGGAGTCGCCGCCGCGTAATCGCCCCAGCGGCACGACGGTCCCAGCGCGCAGCTGAAGTCCTGGTCCGCGGCCGCGCTCGTGGCGAGGGTCACGTCACCACTCATCGTGCTCAAGGGCGCGGTGTACTTGCGTGTCTGAGCGTGGATCTGCGCCAGCAGGCTCGAACCGCCGAGGTTGTACTGGATACCCGCGTCGTGCCCGTTGTCCGCGGGAGAGATCGCCCCGTTGAACACGAAGTTCGAGGGGTCGGAGATCGTCCCCTGCTGCCGCACCGTCATGGTGCTCGGGATGATCTCGTACCAGCGGTCGACAGAGCGGCCGCTGACGGAGTCGATCGTGTGCTGGGTCCATACCGCCTCAGCGCCGCCGGCGTCCGGATCGGCGTGACCCACAGCCTGGGTGAGGCGGGTGTCGAGCGAGTCGAGCGTGTCCGTCGACGGGGAGGGTTGCGGCACGGCGGCAGGCACGTCGAAGCTGGACACGGACAGCGCTCCCAGGCGGGTGAACGTCGGCGCGACCCCGGATCCTCCGATCTGCCATACGGTGAGGTGGGTCTTCGCACCCGGAGTGTCACCGGTGGGGTCGTCCGCCGCCACCGCGAAGCCGCTGCCCGACGAATCAGCGATGTTCGCCGGCTCGAGCGTCACGGCGCGGTCGCCACTAGGCACCGTGATCGGCGTGCCGGTGGAGCCGAAGGTGGTGATGCTCAGCGAGGTCGGACACGTGGTCTCGTCACCCACAGGCGGCTTGGCGATCGAATACAAGCGTGCCGTCTTGAACGTGTTGCCGTCGAAGGTGTTGGCGCTCACCAGCAGGTGGTTGTCGTCGTGCCCGAGCTTCGGGTAGTCGTCGAACAGCGTGCCGCTTGGCCCCGATGGGTCGCTCTCTATGAAGAAGTGGCACCACTGGGCCGGGTTCATGCCGGCGGGATCCGCGGTCTTCGACCAGCCCACGTCCACAAAGCTGTCATGGGAGCAGTTCCCGTCCACGCAGTCGTCGGCGGCGTAGAACCAGCGACCCGCGGACTGGTCCCACTGGACCTGCACGTCGAAGACGTTGAAGCCCGGATCGGCTACGAAACTGTCGAGCTGCACCGGGGTGCCGACGATGCCCAGGGTGCTGCGGCTGTACTCGGCCACCACGCTGTTCACGAACTCCACGTATGCGATGGGGCCGATCGAGCCGGTGGTGTCCGGCGGCGTGCCGGCCGAGCTGTTGTCCCCGGCAGCGAGGCCGGGCGCGTTCAGCGAGCCGAACACAGCGGCCCTCGGCCCCGGGGCGAGCCTCTGGAGGGGCGCCGCGCCGGAGCGCTCCGCCCGCCGATCGGCCGCCTGCTTCAGCGCGCGGTAGTGGGACTCGTTCTGCACTCTCAGCCTGTGCACGAACGGGCCGCGCGCCGGGGCCGCTCCGGTCAGCGGCCGTGCGGTGAGCAGGGTCCCGTGGCTTGCCGGCGGGATCGGCGTCCCACCCGCGGAGGCTGCGGAAGGAACTGCCAGGAGGGGCATCACCAGAAGCAATGCCGCGGGCCAGCGGCGGCGAGTCACGCTGCGCAGTATCTCTATAACGGCGCCTGCGCGCTACCCCTGCGGTGGTATGGCCGCAAAGTGGCGCTTGACTACCCGCCACGCCGGCTTGCGTTTCCCGTGGATGTCGATCAGCCCCTTCGTGCTGAACGGCGGAGATGGCCGGGGATTGCCACCGGTCCAGCCGGGGCGGACCGCGTAGTCGCGCAGGAGCCACACGATCGCTCCGCCCAGGTACGGCGTGTGGTCCGCGATGGTGAGCTGCCTGCCCAGCCAGTGCGACTGGAACGCGTACGTGCCCTTCGTGCGCGCCGACCCGCCGCGGTTTGCCTCCGCGCCGAACTCGGTGAGGAAGAGGGCCACGCCCGGAAGCTGTCTGTGCACCGAGTCGAACAGCGGCCGCACCCTGCTCAGCCGGTCGTTGCCGTACCAGCCCACGTACTCGCTGATCCCGAACGCGTCGAGCTTCTTGAACGCGGCGGGAAGCCGCATGCGTGGACTCACGGTCTCGTCCGCCGCGAAGAAGCGAGTGGGGTCGAGGCGACGCACGAGTGCCTTCGCCTGGGCGAGATACGACGTCTCGGCACGCCCACCTCGAACGAGTTCGTTCGCCACCCCCCACGCAATCACCGACGGATGGTTGCGATCGCGCAGGATCGTCTGCCTCAGCCGCGCCAGGATCGTGCGCCGTAGCTGCTGCCGCGCGAGGTCCTTGCCCTTCAGCCGCCATACCGGGATCTGCTCCCAGAACACGATGCCCAGGCGGTCGAATGCCTCGAGCAGCCGCTCACTCGGCGGGTAGTGCTGCCGGGTGAAGTTCGCTCCGAGCGCCGTGAGCTCCGTGGCGATGTTGTCCTCGTCCGCGGTGGTGAGAGCGTCGCCGTGCGCGAGCGTCTCCTCGTGGAAGCTCGCGCCGCGCAGATGGAGCGGCTGCCCGTTGAGGAGGGGCTGGCCGCCGGGACCCTTGCTCCACTGGCGTACTCCGAAGTGGATCGTGGTGGTCTGGCCGCCGGCCGTCGCCTTCAGCTCGTACAGGTTGGGGCTACCCGGACTCCAGAGTCGCGCGCCCGGGATCGTGAAGCTCGTGCTCACCTGCGTGAGCCCGCCGGGCTGAGTCTCCTCGCCCGTCACGGGCAGCGAGGCGCTGAATCCGCCCGGTCCGGTCACGGTCAGCGCAACGTCCGCCGGCATGCTCGACGCGCCAGTGTTTCGCACCTGCGCGTTGAAGCTCACCTGCGCCGGGTTGCCAGGCGTGGCGATCACCTGCGGGGCGCCCAGATCGAGCTGCGTGAGCTTCCGGAGATAGACCTCCCTCAGGATCCCGCCGAAGTTCCACCAGCCGCGTTCGCGGCCCGCCGGTGGGATGTCGTTGCGGCTCGCGTGACCCTGAACCCGCACGAGCAGCTCGTTCTGCCCGATGCGGACGCTGTTGGCCGGCAGCTCGAAGGGCACGTGTGCGCCCGTGTGCGACCCGAGCTTCCTGCCATTCAGCCACACGGTGGCGGTGGTGTTCACGGACTCGAAGCGAATGCGCCAGCCAGTGGCGTCGGGGGCATTCGGGAGGCTGAAGCGCTCGCGGTACCACTGCACGCGCGACAGCTCGCTGCGCTGCGAGAAGTCACGCGCGTTGAACGAGTTCGGGACCGAGACGGAGCGCCAGGGACCGGTGCGGGAGCGGCTGGTGCTCCAGCCGTGGTTGAGCAGATAGCGGCCGCTCGGGCCATCCGTATAGAGCGCGCGCTGGGATGGGACGTAGGCGTGCGCCGCCGCGGGCGGCAGCACAAGGAGGACGGCGGCGATGAGGGCGGCCCGCATGTGGATGAAACAACTACAGGCAGGCCCCGAAGTTCCGCGGACACGTAAACTCCGCGCCCCCGATGACCCGCCAAAAGGTTCCAGAGACATATGAGGAGAAGCTCGCCCAGCTCCAGGAGCTGCGCGAGGCCGCGATCCACTCCGCCTCGGAAAAGGCGGTCGAGAAGCAGCACGAGAAGGGCAAGCTAACCGCCCGCGAGCGGGTGGAGAAGCTGCTGGACCCAGGCTCCTTCCAGGAGCTCGACACGTTCGTTCGGCACCGAACGTTCGACTTCGACATGCTCAAGAACCGCCCCTGGGGCGACGCCGTGGTCACCGGCCACGGCAAGATCGACGGCCGCGACGTCTGCGTCTTCTCCCAGGACTTCACCGTCTTCGGCGGCTCGCTCGGCGAGGTGATGGCCGAGAAGATGTGCAAGATCATGGACCTGGCGGCCAAGATCGGCTGCCCCGTGATCGGCCTCAACGACTCGGGCGGCGCCCGCATCCAGGAGGGCGTGGTCTCGCTCGGTGCGTACGGCGATGTGTTCGTGCGCAACGTGCAGTGCTCGGGCGTGATTCCGCAGATCAGCGTGATCATGGGCCCCTGCGCGGGCGGCGCCGTGTATTCCCCGGCCATGACGGACTTCATCTTCATGGTCAAGGAGACCTCGCACATGTTCATCACCGGTCCCGATGTGATCAAGACGGTGACCGGCGAGGAGGCCACGTTCGAGGAGCTCGGGGGCGCGATGTCCCACAACACCAAGTCGGGCGTCGCGCACTTCGCGGCCGACGACGAGGAGAGCTGCCTCGAGGACGTTCGCTACCTCATGTCGTTCCTGCCGCAGAACAACCTCGAGAAGCCGCCGCGGATCCACACCGGGGACGACCCCGATCGCATGGACGAGGCGCTCGACCACGTGGTGCCGGACAACCCCAACAAGCCGTACGACATGCGCGACGTGATCCACCTGATCGTCGACGACGGCGAGTTCTTCGAGGTGCACGAGCACTACGCGCGCAACATCGTGTGCGGCTTCTCGCGACTCAACGGCCATGCGATCGGCGTGGTGGGCAACCAGCCGTCACAGCTCGCGGGCGTGCTCGACATCGACGCGTCGGTGAAGGGCGCGCGCTTCGTCCGCTTCTGCGACGCCTTCAACATCCCGATCCTCACCTTCACGGACGTGCCGGGCTTCCTCCCCGGAACGAGCCAGGAGTGGGGCGGGATCATCCGCCACGGCGCCAAGCTGCTCTACGCCTACACCGAGGCGACGGTGCCCAAGCTCACGGTGATCACGCGCAAGGCGTACGGCGGCGCCTACGACGTCATGAACTCCAAGCACATGCTCGCCGACTTCAACTTCGCGTGGCCCACGGCGGAGGTGGCGGTGATGGGCCCGGATGGCGCGGTGAACATCATCCACCGCCGCGACATCGCCGCCTCACCCACGCCCGATGAGCGCCGCGAGAAGCTGATCTCCGACTACAAGGCGCGCTTCGCGAATCCCTACTCCGCTGCCGAGCGCGGCTACATCGATGACGTGCTCATCCCGCATGAGACGCGCCCGCGCCTGATCCAGGCACTCGAAGCGCTGCAGACCAAGCGCGTGGACCAGCCGAAGCGCAAGCACGGGAACATTCCCCTTTAGGGAAATCCCGCTTCAGCCCAGCACCGTGAAGCTGCTCTTTCCGAGCAGGTGGCCGTAGCGGTTCTTGCTCCGCGGCCCGATCCCGGGCCAGACGTACCACGTGTATGGGCCGGCCACGAAGCTGTAGTCGTGGCCGCCGTATGTCCAACTCGGAGGCAGCTGGAACGAGGACTTGCGTGGCCACGTGCTGAGCACCTTCGTCTTCCCGAGGTAGAGCTGAAGGTTGTAGTAGCGGGCGCGCCTCACTCGCTTCCAGGTGAGTTTGGGCGGCAGGCTCACCACCGTGCCGGGAAGCGGCCTGAGGCTCAAGGCGGTGGGCGAGCCGGGGACCGCGGTGGACGTCCGGTTGCCCGCCTGGTCGAACACGGTCACCGTGTACATGTAGTGCTTGCCGTTGCGCAGGTGACGGTCCAGGAAGCTGGTGCCCTTCCCGGCGTACACCACCTTCGTGCGCTTCCCGCGCGAGCGGGTCACTCGCACTCTGGTGGCGTCCGCGGGCTTGGTCCATGTGACGAGGACCTTGGCGTTTTGCGGGGTGGTGACCGCCTGCGGAGCGGCCGGCGGCGTGGCGTCGTAGCGCATCGCGAAGGAGGCGGTCGCGGAGTTGCCCGCGGCATCCGTGCAGGTACCGCTCACGAGGGTGTGGGCGTTCTGGTCGCCTGTATACGTGTAGTGGCTGCAGGCGACCCCGCCGGAGAGGGAGTCGACGCCCTGGAAGGCGAGCCTCACCGGGTGGTTGAACCAGCCGTTGTGGTCGGGCAGGCGATCGGGAAGCGCGCCCAGCACGGTGGGCGGAGTGTGGTCGTAGCGCAGCGGGGCCGAGCCGCTGCCCATGTTGCCGGCCACGTCCTGACATGAGCCGCCGACGGCGGCGGACGCGCTGTCCGGCCCGCCATACACGACGTTCGACGAACAGGACGAGACACCCGAGGCGTCGTCGGCCCCCTGGAAGCTGAACGAAACCGGATGGTTGTACCAGCCGCCTGAATCGGGCGGCCGATCCGGGACGCCGGAGACCGCGGGCCCGGTGCTGTCGTAGGCGAACGCCGGCGATGCCAGCGGCGAGAGGTCGACGTTCCCGGCGAGGTCTGTGCACGATCCGGATGCCTGCACAGCAGGCCCGTCGGGGCCGCTGTAGGTCACGCTCCCGCACGGCGAGCCCACGCCGGACGTCGCGTCCGTTCCGGTGAAGTTCACCGCGACTGGATGGTTGTACCAGCCATTCAGATCGGGGCCGCGGTCTAGGGCGGAGCCGGTGGTCTCCGGCGCGGTGTGGTCGTACTTGAAGTTCATCACCAGGCCCGCGCTGTCATTGCCTGCGTTGTCGTGGCACACGCCCGTGACCGACGCCGTGGCGCTGTCGCCACCCGCGTACGTCACGCTCGGGCAGGTGTCGATTCCGGAGAGGTTGTCCGTGCCGCTGAAGTCGTACGTCGGCGGCGTCACGTACCAGCCGTTCGTTCCGTCCGGCCCGCTCTTGGGCGTTCCGCTCGTGACCGTAGGGGCGGTCGCGTCGTACTTGAAGGTCTGCGAGCCGTCGCCGGTGTTGCCGGCAACGTCGGTGCAGGTCCCGTCGACGCTCGCGGTCGCGCTGTCCGGCCCGCTGTACGAGACGCCGCTGGAGCAAGAGGAGATTCCGGATGGCGTGTCGCTCCCGAAGAAGTCGAAGCTCACCGTGTGGTTGAACCACCCGTTGCTGTCCGCACTCCTGCCCGCGTTCGCGCCGTCCACGGTCGGATTGGTGGTGTCCACCTTGATCGTCACGTTGCCGTCGACGGGTGGATCCGCACCCCACGTGGCGGTGCAGGTGACCGACTGGCCGCTGGACGTGGTCTCGTTGATCGTCTGCGGGTCGCATCCCGGGCTCGTGCTGTCCGGGGGATCCGGGTCGAACGTCCAGCTCAGGTCGACTGGCGACGTGTACCAGGGGCCGCTGCAGTCCGTGGGGGCGGCCGAGCACGCCGGGGTGACGGTGTCGGCATGCGCGCGCGACGGGCTGGCCGCGGACAGCGCGACAATCGCGACCACCAGCCCGAGTCCAACCTTCCGCATCTTGTTACCAGCCGCGCCGCGGCGAGCTGAGCTTCATCAGCAACCGGAGCATCGAGCCGCTGGCCACCGCCGCGAGCATGAGTGCGAGCGCCGCGAGCGCCAGCAGCGCCGCGGATCCCGAGTGGCTGTCGGCGGCGGCCCTGAGTGGCGCGACGGCGTCTGACACTCGGGACAGCACCGCCGCCTCCTGCCCGGTGGCCGCCGGCGATCTGTGAACGGGCGCGGCGGCGGGATGGTGGTGCGACGGCGGCCTGCGACGGTGGACGTGACGTGGCGTTCGATGCACAGGCGCTGGGGGCGCAGCCACGACGGGGGCCGGAGCCGGCTTGGTGGGGACGGAGTGCCGGTGGACCACCGGGGTGCGCACGGGCACCGGGGTTGAGCTCGGCTTCGGCTGCGACACCGGCGTCGGTGCAGGCGCGGGCGCAGGCGTGGGGGCGCGGTCGGGCTTTGGGTTGCTGGGTTGCGGGTCGGGTGAGACCGTCCCCGGCGCCGGGTCCGGGGATGGCGAGTCAGCGAGCGCGGGGCCGGCCGCCCACGCCGGCACTGCCAACACTGCCACGAGCGTGAGGATCAACTTGAGTCCAGCCGACGGCCCGCGTGAGGGCCGTCCGATGAACCCTGGAAGGAGGGTTCGATCCGTCATATGAGCCAGAGAACGTCCGGATGTTCCTGCGGTCCTAAGGGGACCGTACAACGAGTCCCCGAATTTGCATAGCCCAGCGCGAGTGGGCACCTAAAAATCAAAAAGGGCATTGCTTACGCGCCAAACCGGGCTTACGATGAACACGTTGGACACTTCGTCGCTGGCCGGCTCCCGCTACCTGGAGCTGCCTTACAAAATCGTCCTCATGAGGGACAAGCGCAAGGGCTCTCGGCCCTGGCTCGCCACCGTTGAGGAGCTGCCTGGCTGCGAGGCGCGCGGCGACTCTCCGGAGGAAGCCACCCACGCGCTCCGCGACGAGATGGCGGCGTGGATGGCCGGCGCGCTGGAGGAGGGCCGCTCGATTCCGAGACCTCGGAATGCGCCCGAGGCCGCGTCGGCCCGTCTCACACTCAACGTGCCCAAGACACTGCGCGAGGGGCTCGTCCAGGCGGCCGTGCGAGAGGGCCTGTCGCTCAATCAGCTCATCACGATCGCGCTCGCCGGAACGATCCGCTGGCGCCCCGCCGCCGGAGACAGCAACGGACGCTGGATCCAGGCACGCGCCGAGAACCTCATCAACTTGGATAACCCGCCCCGGCCCGGCCTTCGGCAGGCGCTGATGCTGAATGCCGTGCTGCTCGGGTTCGTGGCGGTGGCCGCATTGACCGTCCTCATCGTGGCCCTCGCAAACGGTTTCTGATCGCTATCCGGTCACGCGGAAGCTGCTTCGCCCGATGCGCTTGCCGTAGCGGTGGGCGGAGGGCGGGCCGAATCCTGGCCACACGTACCAGCGGTAGTGGCCCGTGGCGAGCGCGTAGGTCTTGCCCCTGAAGTGCCAGCGCGGCTTAAGCTGAACCTGCGCGGTGCGGGGCCAGATGCTCAACACTTTCTTTCCGCCGAAGAAGAGCTGCAGGTTGTAGTAGCGGGCGCCTTTGATCTTCTTCCAGGTGAGCAGCGGCGGCGCGCCCACGACCGTGCCCACGAACGGCCTCAGGCTCGAGCCGGTGGGAATGGCCCGGATCACGGTCGTGGTCGTATTGCCCGCCTGGTCCTGGTCCGTGACCGCGTAGCGGTACTTGACTCCGTTCTTCAATCCCGTGTCGAGGAAGGAGCTGGCGCTGCCCGAGTACACGATCGCCGCCGGCGCTCCCCCGCTCTGCGGGGAGCGGGACACGGTCACGCCTGCGGCGTCGCCCGGGACGGTCCAGGACACATCCACGCTGTGGTTGCCGGGTATCACCTCCACCCTCGCGGCCGCCGGACGGGCGTCGTCGTACTTGAAGCTCTGTGCGCCGGATGCGGCGTTGCCCGCGTTGTCGGTGCAGGCGCCGGCGACGCTGGCCGTCGGGTCCACCGGCCCGCTGTAGGTCGCGGTCGTGCAACCGGCGATACCGGACGTGGCATCGGTGCCCTGGAACGTGAACGAGACCGGGTGGTTGTACCAGCCGTCATGGTCCGGCGGGCGGTCGGCCGTGGCGCCGGTGACGCTGGGCGGCGTGGCGTCGTAGTTGAACGCTGACGACGCGGCGCTCGTGGTGTTGGTGGCATTGTCAGTGCAGCCGCCCATCACGGAAATGGCGCTGCCGTCGGGGCCGGAGTACGGAACGGCGGTGCACGTGCTGATGCCCGACAGAGCATCGGTACCGCTGAATGGGACCGACAACGCGTGGTTGTACCAGCCGTTGTGGTCCGGCGGCCGGTCCGGAGCACCGGCCACGTCGGTCGGGGAGGTCTTGTCGATTCTCACCGTGATGGCGTGATCTTCTGTCTCGCCTGGCGGGGGGTCGTTCCATGTGGCGGTGCAGTCAAGAGCGCTCTCGCCCTCGGTCGTGACGCTGGTGACGCCGCAGTCGCTCGACGTGACATCCGGTGTAGATGGGCTGAAGTCCCAGGCGACCGTCACGTCCGTGTTGAACCAGGGGACGCACGAGCCGTCGTTGCACGTGGCGTCCACGCTGTTGGCCGCCGCAGATTGCGGCGCGGCAATGGCCACCATCGCGGCGATGATCCCGGCCAGCACCGCAACCCGCTTCACGACCTACCAGCCCCGCCGAGGAGTGGTCAGCCGGATCAGCAACCGCAGCAGCGAGCCGCTGACGATCGCCACGAGGAGCAGCGTGCCCGCCGCAATCAGAAGAAGACTGCCGCTGGTGGAGTCGGCGCTCTGGGCCACCGTCAGCGGCGCGGTGGCGGCGGTGCGGACGATCCTCGCCGGTGCGGTCGTGGGGGGTGCCACGGCTTCCGGTGCGGTCCTGGGGAGTGCCACGGGAGGCGCCGCCTTGTGCGCCGGAGCGCGATGGTGATGCCTCGCGTGATGCACGGCCGGGGCAGGCGGCGGAGTGACCACGGGCGCGGGTGTTGGGGCGGGCGGGCGCGGGGCCGTTCGAACGGGCGCGACTCTGCGCGTGACGGGGGCGGGGGTGACGGTTGTGGGCGCGGGTGTGTGGACCACCGGCGCCGGAGCGGGCCGCGACACCGGTTGCGACGGTGCGGGGTCGGGAGCCGGCTTGACCGGAACGGAGTCGGGCGACGGACCGCTGGGCGCCGGATCCGGGGAGATGTCGGCGAACGCCGACGGCGCTCCGCAGGCCAGCACGGCCACGGCGCATGCCAACGCGAGGCGTGTCGTACGTCCGGCCGCGGTGGAACGGAAATCACACACGGCCGTCCGACCTGGAGGGAAGGGTCGAGCCGCCATTTGAGCCAGAATCCGGAGCCTCTGTGGCCCCACGGTCCTATGTAACGACCGTACACCCAGAATGGCCGTTTGCCCAGCCCGAAACGATGTGGGCACAATGGGGCGCGGCATTGCTCGTTCGAGGTTTGGCCCTTAGCATTGACCCGTGGAGTCATCCTTGGAGTCATCACCCCTTGCGGGTGCGCGCTATCTGGATCTGCCCTACCGCATCATCCTCACCAAGGAGCGGCGAAGGGGTGGGAACGCGTGGCTCGCCCTGGTTGAAGAGCTTCCGGGCTGCGAGGCCCGTGGGGACACGCCGGAGGAAGCGACGGTCGCGCTGCGCGAGCACATGGCCACCTGGATCGCGAGCGCGCTCGAACGTGGGCAGGCGATACCGCGGCCACGGCACGATCTGGACGCGACCAACGGGCAGCTGTCGTTCGCAATTCCCAAGTCGCTTCACGAGACGATCGCGCACGCCGCTGTGCGCGAGGGCCTGACGGTGGACCAGCTCGTCACGGTCGCCCTCGCCGCGGTACTTCAGTGGCGGCCAAGGGGGGAAGAGCCCAACGGCCGCTGGATCCAGGCGCGCGCCGCGGGTCTCGCCCAGGGCGATAATCGCACCCGCCAAGATCTCCACCGGGCGCTCACGGTCAACATGGTGCTGCTCGCGCTCGTTGCCGTGGCCGCCGTGGTCGCCCTCATCGCGGCAGT
The sequence above is drawn from the Thermoleophilaceae bacterium genome and encodes:
- a CDS encoding type II toxin-antitoxin system HicB family antitoxin, which gives rise to MESSLESSPLAGARYLDLPYRIILTKERRRGGNAWLALVEELPGCEARGDTPEEATVALREHMATWIASALERGQAIPRPRHDLDATNGQLSFAIPKSLHETIAHAAVREGLTVDQLVTVALAAVLQWRPRGEEPNGRWIQARAAGLAQGDNRTRQDLHRALTVNMVLLALVAVAAVVALIAAVAHGF
- a CDS encoding type II toxin-antitoxin system HicB family antitoxin; the protein is MDTSSLAGSRYLELPYKIVLMRDKRKGSRPWLATVEELPGCEARGDSPEEATHALRDEMAAWMAGALEEGRSIPRPRNAPEAASARLTLNVPKTLREGLVQAAVREGLSLNQLITIALAGTIRWRPAAGDSNGRWIQARAENLINLDNPPRPGLRQALMLNAVLLGFVAVAALTVLIVALANGF